In a genomic window of uncultured Sphaerochaeta sp.:
- a CDS encoding galactokinase family protein, with product MPQTLEKHFRTLYPWAEQSDIHTSYAPYRVCPLGAHIDHQYGIITGFALDKGVTLRFLISTDGAVNLDSMNFPDHVSFDLGNTGEKQGNWGDYAKGAAFALSQKYELRIGLKGVIRGTLPVGGLSSSAAVVLCYINALCYANKIQLSAAELIKTALFAENGYVGINVGKLDQSCEVLCKKQHLLTLDTTDDSYTLIPAPQHMKQFEIAIFYSGVSRVLGSGYNTRVDEAKSAAYSLKALSGMECGLYKDTRLRDVPVRVYEGYKDKLPLVFAKRAQHYYTEMDRVEKGIEAWKKGDLEAFGKLVFASGYSSIHAWETGSPELRAIYEISEHISGIYGCRFSGAGFKGCCMALIDPAYKEAIEEQVTREYLQQFPQYKDQFSVHFCKTDDGVRVE from the coding sequence ATGCCACAGACACTGGAAAAGCACTTCAGAACTCTCTACCCTTGGGCTGAACAATCAGACATCCATACTTCCTATGCACCTTACCGTGTATGTCCTTTGGGAGCTCATATTGATCACCAATACGGTATCATCACCGGCTTTGCTCTGGACAAGGGAGTAACCCTTCGCTTTCTCATCTCCACCGATGGGGCGGTGAACCTGGACAGCATGAACTTCCCTGACCATGTTTCCTTTGATTTGGGCAATACTGGTGAGAAGCAAGGCAACTGGGGAGACTATGCAAAGGGCGCAGCCTTTGCATTGTCCCAGAAGTATGAGCTGAGAATTGGACTGAAGGGAGTGATCAGGGGAACCCTTCCCGTAGGAGGGCTCTCTTCTTCTGCTGCGGTAGTACTATGCTACATCAACGCCCTTTGCTATGCAAACAAGATACAGCTCTCTGCAGCTGAGCTGATTAAGACAGCTCTGTTCGCAGAGAATGGGTATGTAGGAATCAACGTAGGGAAACTTGACCAGTCGTGTGAGGTGCTTTGCAAGAAGCAGCACCTCCTCACCCTCGATACCACCGATGATTCCTACACACTCATTCCTGCTCCCCAACATATGAAGCAGTTTGAGATAGCCATCTTCTACTCAGGAGTCTCCAGGGTGTTGGGTAGTGGCTACAACACCAGGGTCGATGAGGCAAAGAGTGCTGCCTATAGTCTGAAAGCACTCTCTGGTATGGAGTGTGGCTTGTACAAGGATACCAGGCTCAGGGATGTGCCGGTACGTGTGTATGAAGGGTATAAGGACAAGCTTCCTCTTGTGTTTGCCAAGAGAGCCCAGCACTACTATACGGAGATGGATAGGGTGGAGAAGGGGATAGAGGCATGGAAGAAGGGAGATCTGGAAGCATTCGGGAAGCTGGTGTTTGCTTCGGGGTATAGCTCCATTCATGCATGGGAGACAGGCTCTCCTGAGCTCAGGGCAATCTATGAGATATCAGAGCATATATCTGGCATCTATGGATGCAGGTTCAGTGGAGCAGGCTTCAAAGGTTGTTGCATGGCTCTCATAGATCCTGCCTACAAGGAAGCGATAGAGGAACAGGTAACCAGAGAATACCTACAGCAGTTCCCCCAATACAAAGACCAGTTCTCTGTCCATTTCTGTAAGACTGATGATGGGGTGAGGGTGGAGTGA
- a CDS encoding DEAD/DEAH box helicase family protein has translation MSYFSDNYDMVRYPQKNAESKTFCLRNAQIGAIHSIAAHVTLGNDAVAIIVMPTGSGKTTVLMMAPYVLRKSKVLLVTPSAMVRGQICEDFRVLKTLKRIGVFEDSVPNPVIYEACHEYSAEDTETYDNFFKSADVVIATHQVAATISEQPISSVFDYIMIDEAHHVPAPTWQKILHNMSHSQALLVTATPFRLDRKQIRGDCVYNYSLAKAYRDGIFGEIEYIPIQEAPGKDQLIAQEAERVFINDRSLGFNHSLMVRTDSKEKAKDLEKLYRDITVLRLKRIDSTMAFSTVRKAIEQMRIGALDGIICINMLGEGFDFPNLKIAAIHEPHKSLAATLQFIGRFARTNADNIGTAKFIAMNDRSLQIENQHLYSSDSVWQNIIINMSEEKIGGDLQNSSILDQFSKPEIEDNAIVLSNIRPNCHAKVYRVPDFNIEGIFPDELCVGENIYRNIELATVIGISRIDELPIWLVGDQAVNSQSNLYIVHYQKETGLLFLYSQAKTDTVYESVAKSFSSRIEKIPRNEMHRVLAGFSNYEFFNTGMQNRNAEAGESYRIYAGSNTAASIDENTGKMLSAGHAFCKVLANEGDKTIGYSSGSKIWSSSFLSIPEYVKWCDMYGKKIVDKSLKVKTNTNFDRLPIPFGINRYDGKILFCLLSEETYSSPPLVRLDDCDSETFLLTDVAFNINEVSPSREVIYINATIAGVTDQLACDVLGNYTARSSKIAFCDGRRHGSLADYLNSNPLFFKTSDGTVYLGNEVLIGNHDLENFDTRRICNVDWDILGTDISNECKWTNTKRNHSIQESLKLHLDQDDSLSHIFFDHGTGEIADFVTFMTEGSSIQVCFYHAKSMKGKTYNSNVSDVYEVAQQAVKSVVWLKSKTTLLNKIERRYIRSTGNSKFFKGNFQSLKGLLQSQRILEATIFIVQPAISKNLPMEEAIDQVLSAASFYIRNTARAKELRILGSY, from the coding sequence ATGAGCTATTTTTCAGACAACTATGATATGGTCCGCTATCCCCAGAAAAATGCGGAGTCAAAAACATTTTGTTTGAGAAATGCTCAAATCGGTGCAATCCATTCAATAGCGGCTCATGTAACTTTGGGAAATGATGCTGTTGCAATTATTGTAATGCCAACAGGTAGCGGGAAAACTACTGTGCTTATGATGGCACCATACGTCCTACGAAAAAGTAAAGTACTTCTAGTTACGCCGAGCGCAATGGTGAGAGGCCAAATCTGTGAGGATTTTAGGGTATTGAAAACCCTAAAACGGATTGGAGTTTTTGAAGATTCTGTTCCCAATCCTGTAATATATGAAGCTTGCCATGAGTATTCGGCCGAGGATACAGAAACATATGATAATTTTTTCAAAAGTGCTGATGTTGTTATAGCAACACATCAAGTGGCAGCTACCATCTCAGAGCAACCTATTAGTAGTGTTTTTGATTATATTATGATTGACGAGGCTCATCATGTACCTGCGCCAACATGGCAAAAAATTCTCCACAATATGTCCCATTCACAAGCACTTTTAGTTACAGCAACGCCATTTAGGCTTGATCGGAAACAAATAAGAGGAGATTGCGTTTATAACTATTCTCTTGCAAAGGCTTATCGGGATGGTATTTTCGGAGAGATTGAATATATTCCAATACAGGAAGCTCCGGGAAAAGATCAGCTGATTGCTCAAGAAGCAGAACGTGTATTTATTAATGATAGAAGCCTAGGATTTAATCATTCCTTGATGGTTCGAACTGATTCGAAAGAAAAGGCCAAAGACTTAGAAAAATTATATAGAGATATTACTGTGTTACGCTTGAAACGTATTGATAGTACTATGGCTTTTAGCACAGTAAGAAAAGCGATTGAGCAAATGCGAATTGGAGCACTTGACGGAATAATTTGTATAAATATGCTCGGAGAAGGATTTGATTTTCCGAACCTAAAGATTGCAGCTATCCATGAGCCTCATAAATCATTAGCGGCCACACTACAGTTCATTGGCCGCTTTGCTAGAACCAATGCTGATAACATTGGTACAGCAAAATTTATTGCAATGAATGATAGAAGCTTACAAATTGAAAACCAGCATCTTTATTCGAGTGACTCAGTCTGGCAAAATATCATTATCAATATGTCAGAAGAAAAGATTGGCGGGGATCTACAGAATAGTAGTATTCTTGATCAATTTTCTAAACCTGAAATAGAAGATAACGCTATTGTACTGTCAAATATTCGACCTAATTGCCATGCAAAAGTATATCGAGTGCCGGATTTTAATATAGAAGGGATTTTCCCCGATGAGCTTTGTGTTGGAGAAAACATATATCGAAATATTGAATTGGCTACTGTTATTGGGATATCTAGGATTGACGAGTTACCAATTTGGCTCGTTGGCGATCAAGCTGTTAATTCTCAATCAAATTTATACATCGTACATTATCAAAAAGAAACAGGATTACTTTTTTTATATTCGCAAGCCAAGACTGATACAGTCTATGAGTCTGTTGCAAAAAGCTTTTCATCAAGGATAGAAAAAATTCCACGTAATGAAATGCATCGTGTACTTGCTGGTTTTTCCAACTATGAATTCTTTAACACTGGTATGCAGAATCGAAATGCTGAAGCGGGAGAATCTTATAGAATTTATGCTGGATCGAATACAGCAGCATCAATTGATGAAAACACTGGGAAGATGCTATCGGCAGGGCATGCATTCTGCAAAGTTTTAGCTAATGAAGGAGATAAAACCATTGGATATAGCAGTGGATCGAAAATTTGGAGTAGTTCTTTTCTTTCAATTCCAGAATATGTTAAGTGGTGTGATATGTATGGTAAGAAGATTGTCGATAAGTCCTTAAAGGTAAAAACCAATACAAATTTTGACCGACTTCCGATCCCATTTGGAATCAATAGATATGATGGGAAAATTCTGTTTTGCTTATTATCAGAGGAGACATATTCATCACCACCGTTGGTTAGGCTTGATGATTGTGATTCAGAGACATTTTTGTTAACTGATGTTGCATTCAATATTAATGAGGTTTCTCCATCAAGAGAAGTCATATATATAAATGCTACAATAGCTGGAGTAACAGATCAACTGGCATGTGATGTTTTAGGAAATTACACGGCACGAAGTAGTAAAATAGCTTTTTGTGATGGGCGAAGGCATGGATCATTAGCGGATTATCTCAATTCTAATCCGTTATTTTTTAAGACCTCTGACGGTACTGTGTATCTTGGAAATGAGGTATTGATTGGAAACCATGATCTTGAAAACTTTGATACTAGGAGAATATGCAATGTTGATTGGGATATATTGGGAACAGATATTTCAAATGAGTGCAAGTGGACAAATACTAAAAGGAATCATTCAATTCAAGAGTCGTTAAAATTACATCTTGATCAAGATGATAGTCTTTCCCACATATTCTTTGATCATGGGACTGGAGAAATCGCAGATTTTGTGACATTTATGACCGAAGGTTCTTCTATTCAGGTCTGCTTTTATCATGCCAAAAGTATGAAAGGAAAGACTTACAACAGTAATGTTAGTGATGTTTATGAGGTTGCTCAACAAGCAGTGAAAAGCGTTGTATGGTTAAAATCAAAAACTACTTTATTGAATAAAATTGAAAGAAGGTATATTAGATCAACAGGGAATAGCAAATTTTTTAAGGGTAATTTCCAATCTTTAAAAGGATTATTACAATCACAAAGGATTCTT